One window of the Shimwellia blattae DSM 4481 = NBRC 105725 genome contains the following:
- the rpsG gene encoding 30S ribosomal protein S7: protein MPRRRVIGQRKILPDPKFGSELLAKFVNILMVDGKKSTAEAIVYSALETLAQRSGKTELEAFDIALENVRPTVEVKSRRVGGSTYQVPVEVRPVRRNALAMRWIVEAARKRGDKSMALRLANELSDAAENKGTAVKKREDVHRMAEANKAFAHYRW, encoded by the coding sequence ATGCCACGTCGTCGCGTAATTGGTCAGCGTAAAATTCTGCCGGATCCGAAGTTCGGATCTGAACTGCTGGCTAAATTCGTCAACATCCTGATGGTAGATGGTAAAAAATCTACTGCAGAAGCAATTGTATACAGCGCGCTGGAGACCCTGGCTCAGCGTTCTGGTAAAACTGAACTGGAAGCCTTTGACATCGCGCTCGAAAACGTGCGCCCGACTGTCGAAGTTAAGTCCCGCCGTGTAGGTGGTTCTACTTACCAGGTACCAGTTGAAGTCCGTCCGGTTCGTCGCAATGCCCTGGCAATGCGCTGGATCGTAGAAGCTGCTCGTAAACGCGGTGATAAATCCATGGCTCTGCGTCTGGCGAACGAACTTTCTGACGCTGCAGAAAACAAAGGTACTGCAGTTAAGAAACGTGAAGACGTTCACCGTATGGCAGAAGCCAACAAGGCGTTCGCTCACTACCGTTGGTAA
- the tusC gene encoding sulfurtransferase complex subunit TusC, translating to MKRIAFVFKSAPHGTSAGREGLDALLATSALSDNPGVFFIGDGVMQLLAGQQPGAILARDYIATFKVLPLYDIDDCMVCQQSLQDRGLAQAPLMLDAERLSAEAIRTRLADYDVVFTF from the coding sequence ATGAAACGCATCGCTTTTGTGTTTAAAAGTGCCCCTCACGGTACCAGTGCCGGCCGGGAAGGGCTGGATGCCCTGCTGGCCACGTCGGCGTTAAGTGATAACCCGGGGGTATTTTTTATCGGTGATGGGGTCATGCAGCTGCTCGCCGGGCAGCAGCCGGGCGCGATACTGGCCCGGGACTATATCGCCACCTTTAAGGTGCTGCCGCTGTATGATATCGACGATTGCATGGTGTGCCAGCAGTCGCTGCAGGATCGGGGGCTGGCGCAGGCGCCGCTGATGCTGGACGCCGAACGGCTGAGTGCTGAGGCGATCCGCACCCGGCTTGCTGACTACGACGTCGTTTTCACTTTCTGA
- the fusA gene encoding elongation factor G, translating into MARTTPIARYRNIGISAHIDAGKTTTTERILFYTGVNHKIGEVHDGAATMDWMEQEQERGITITSAATTAFWSGMAKQYEPHRINIIDTPGHVDFTIEVERSMRVLDGAVMVYCAVGGVQPQSETVWRQANKYKVPRIAFVNKMDRMGANFLKVVDQIKTRLGATPVPLQLAIGAEEHFTGVVDLVKMKAINWNEADAGVTFEYEDIPADMVELANEWHQNLIESAAEASEELMEKYLGGEELTEEEIKHALRQRVLNNEIILVTCGSAFKNKGVQAMLDAVIEYLPSPVDVPAIKGILDDGKDTPAERHSDDNEPFAALAFKIATDPFVGNLTFFRVYSGVVNSGDTVLNSVKAARERFGRIVQMHANKREEIKEVRAGDIAAAIGLKDVTTGDTLCDPDAPIILERMEFPEPVISIAVEPKTKADQEKMGLALGRLAKEDPSFRVWTDEESNQTIIAGMGELHLDIIVDRMKREFNVEANVGKPQVAYREAIRAKVTDIEGKHAKQSGGRGQYGHVVIDMYPLEPGSNPKGYEFINDIKGGVIPGEYIPAVDKGIQEQLKSGPLAGYPVVDLGVRLHFGSYHDVDSSELAFKLAASIAFKDGFKKAKPVLLEPIMKVEVESPEENTGDVIGDLSRRRGMLKGQETNVTGVIIHAEVPLSEMFGYATQLRSLTKGRASYSMEFLKYDDAPNNVAQAVIEARGK; encoded by the coding sequence ATGGCTCGTACAACACCCATTGCACGCTACCGTAATATCGGTATCAGTGCACACATCGACGCCGGTAAAACCACTACTACCGAACGTATTCTGTTCTACACCGGTGTAAACCATAAAATCGGTGAAGTTCATGATGGCGCAGCTACCATGGACTGGATGGAACAGGAACAGGAACGTGGTATCACCATCACGTCCGCTGCGACTACTGCTTTCTGGTCTGGTATGGCCAAACAGTATGAACCGCATCGTATCAACATCATCGACACCCCGGGGCACGTTGACTTCACTATCGAAGTAGAACGTTCCATGCGTGTGCTCGACGGTGCGGTAATGGTTTACTGCGCCGTTGGTGGTGTTCAGCCGCAGTCTGAAACTGTATGGCGTCAGGCCAACAAATATAAAGTTCCGCGTATTGCGTTCGTTAACAAAATGGACCGCATGGGTGCGAACTTCCTGAAAGTTGTTGATCAGATCAAAACCCGTCTGGGCGCGACTCCGGTTCCGCTGCAGCTGGCGATTGGTGCTGAAGAGCACTTCACCGGTGTTGTTGACCTGGTGAAAATGAAAGCCATCAACTGGAACGAAGCTGATGCTGGCGTAACCTTCGAATACGAAGATATCCCGGCTGACATGGTTGAACTGGCTAACGAATGGCACCAGAACCTGATCGAATCCGCAGCTGAAGCCTCAGAAGAGCTGATGGAAAAATACCTGGGCGGCGAAGAGCTGACCGAGGAAGAGATCAAACACGCTCTGCGTCAGCGCGTGCTGAACAACGAAATCATCCTGGTTACCTGTGGTTCTGCATTTAAGAACAAAGGTGTTCAGGCCATGCTGGATGCGGTAATCGAATATCTGCCGTCTCCGGTAGACGTTCCGGCTATCAAAGGTATCCTGGACGACGGTAAAGATACGCCGGCAGAGCGTCACTCTGACGACAACGAGCCGTTCGCGGCCCTGGCGTTCAAAATCGCTACCGACCCGTTTGTTGGTAACCTGACCTTCTTCCGCGTGTACTCCGGTGTGGTTAACTCTGGTGATACCGTACTGAACTCCGTGAAAGCTGCACGTGAGCGTTTCGGTCGTATCGTACAGATGCACGCTAACAAACGTGAAGAGATCAAAGAAGTTCGCGCTGGTGACATCGCGGCTGCAATCGGTCTGAAAGACGTAACTACCGGTGACACCCTGTGTGATCCGGATGCGCCGATCATCCTGGAACGTATGGAGTTCCCGGAGCCGGTTATCTCCATCGCGGTTGAACCGAAAACCAAAGCTGACCAGGAAAAAATGGGTCTGGCTCTGGGCCGTCTGGCTAAAGAAGACCCGTCTTTCCGCGTATGGACTGACGAAGAATCTAACCAGACCATTATCGCCGGTATGGGTGAGCTGCACCTCGACATCATCGTTGACCGTATGAAGCGTGAATTCAACGTTGAAGCGAACGTGGGTAAACCTCAGGTTGCTTACCGCGAAGCGATTCGTGCGAAAGTTACCGATATCGAAGGTAAGCACGCGAAACAGTCTGGTGGTCGCGGTCAGTATGGTCATGTTGTTATCGACATGTACCCGCTGGAGCCGGGTTCTAACCCGAAAGGCTACGAATTTATCAACGACATCAAAGGCGGCGTAATCCCTGGCGAATACATCCCTGCTGTTGATAAAGGTATCCAGGAGCAGCTGAAGTCTGGCCCGCTGGCAGGTTACCCGGTAGTTGACCTTGGCGTGCGTCTGCACTTCGGTTCTTACCACGATGTTGACTCCTCTGAACTGGCGTTTAAACTGGCCGCGTCTATTGCCTTTAAAGATGGCTTTAAGAAAGCGAAACCAGTTCTGCTTGAGCCTATCATGAAGGTTGAAGTAGAAAGCCCGGAAGAGAACACCGGTGACGTTATCGGTGACCTTAGCCGTCGTCGTGGTATGCTGAAAGGCCAGGAAACCAACGTAACTGGCGTTATCATCCACGCTGAAGTTCCGTTGTCTGAAATGTTTGGTTATGCAACTCAGCTGCGTTCTCTGACCAAAGGTCGTGCTTCTTACTCCAT
- the tusB gene encoding sulfurtransferase complex subunit TusB, producing the protein MLHTLSHSPRECDMAALVAALSPGDDLLLIQNGVIAALPGPTLDLLLAAPVSVSVLSDDLVARGLAAQISTSVARVGYTEFVRLASQHRAQMAW; encoded by the coding sequence ATGCTGCATACGCTCAGTCACTCTCCCCGGGAGTGCGATATGGCCGCGCTGGTCGCTGCCCTCAGCCCCGGTGATGATCTCCTGCTGATCCAGAATGGCGTTATCGCCGCGCTGCCGGGGCCCACGCTTGATTTACTGCTGGCTGCGCCGGTCTCTGTGTCTGTGCTCAGCGACGACCTGGTCGCCAGGGGGCTTGCTGCTCAAATATCGACCAGTGTAGCGAGGGTTGGCTATACTGAATTTGTCAGGCTTGCGTCGCAACACCGTGCACAAATGGCCTGGTAA
- the rpsL gene encoding 30S ribosomal protein S12, with protein sequence MATVNQLVRKPRARKVAKSNVPALEACPQKRGVCTRVYTTTPKKPNSALRKVCRVRLTNGFEVTSYIGGEGHNLQEHSVILIRGGRVKDLPGVRYHTVRGALDCSGVKDRKQARSKYGVKRPKA encoded by the coding sequence ATGGCAACAGTTAACCAGCTGGTACGCAAACCACGTGCGCGCAAAGTTGCAAAGAGCAACGTGCCGGCACTGGAAGCATGCCCGCAGAAACGTGGCGTATGTACTCGTGTATATACCACCACTCCTAAAAAACCGAACTCCGCACTGCGTAAAGTTTGCCGTGTTCGTCTGACTAACGGTTTCGAAGTGACTTCCTACATCGGTGGTGAAGGCCATAACCTGCAGGAACACTCCGTTATTCTGATCCGTGGCGGTCGTGTTAAAGACCTGCCAGGTGTTCGTTACCACACCGTACGTGGTGCGCTTGACTGCTCCGGCGTTAAAGACCGTAAGCAGGCTCGTTCCAAATACGGCGTTAAGCGTCCTAAGGCTTAA